Proteins from one Setaria italica strain Yugu1 chromosome V, Setaria_italica_v2.0, whole genome shotgun sequence genomic window:
- the LOC101772183 gene encoding protein trichome birefringence-like 38 — MERRDLLSATVLAVLLATGIAATTAAKTATSQRHKPRRPVPAAVSSCDVYNKGSWVADESYPLYDAASCPFVRKEFDCRRMGRPDTTYLKYRWQPTPPCSLPRFDGLKLLSTWRGKTVAFVGDSLVVNQYESLLCMLHAAAPGARTNASWASGESPSITVRFEDYGVTLVYYLSHYLVDLVHDKARRIALKLDTVDEGRNWLGADVLVFGSWRWWARKSWDYIQDGNTVVQDMDRTQAFTKGLQTWARWVDANLLQASTKVFFQGYSPNHLNGQEWGAPWGKTCVGETMPVNNTAAYHGQPNPQDAIVRRVLAGMTKPVHLLDITFMSQLRKDGHTTKYNGDIQGGDCTHWCVAGVPDTWNTVFYSVLAAGNSLRY; from the exons ATGGAGCGGCGGGACTTGCTCTCGGCGACCGTCCTGGCCGTCCTCCTGGCCACCGGCATcgccgccaccacggccgcGAAAACGGCCACCTCCCAGCGGCACAagccgcggcggccggtgccGGCGGCCGTCTCGTCGTGCGACGTGTACAATAAGGGCAGCTGGGTGGCGGACGAGTCGTACCCGCTGTACGACGCGGCGAGCTGCCCCTTCGTCCGCAAGGAGTTCGACTGCCGCCGCATGGGCCGCCCCGACACGACGTACCTCAAGTACCGGTGGCAGCCCACCCCGCCCTGCTCCCTCCCAAG GTTCGACGGGCTGAAGCTTCTGAGCACGTGGCGCGGGAAGACGGTGGCGTTCGTGGGCGACTCGCTGGTGGTGAACCAGTACGAGTCGCTGCTGTGCAtgctccacgccgccgcgccgggcgcCCGGACCAACGCGTCGTGGGCGTCCGGGGAGAGCCCCTCGATCACCGTCCGTTTCGAG GACTACGGTGTGACTCTGGTGTACTACTTGTCGCATTACCTGGTCGACCTCGTCCACGACAAGGCCAGGCGCATCGCCCTCAAGCTCGACACGGTGGACGAAGGCCGCAATTGGCTCGGCGCCGACGTgctcgtcttcggctcctggcgTTGGTGGGCGCGCAAGAG CTGGGACTACATCCAGGATGGCAACACGGTCGTGCAGGACATGGACCGGACCCAGGCCTTCACCAAGGGCCTGCAGACCTGGGCCAGATGGGTCGACGCCAACCTCCTCCAGGCCAGCACCAAAGTCTTCTTCCAGGGATACTCTCCCAATCACCTCAA CGGCCAGGAATGGGGGGCGCCTTGGGGCAAGACGTGCGTGGGGGAGACGATGCCAGTGAACAACACCGCGGCATACCACGGCCAACCCAACCCGCAGGACGCGATCGTGAGGAGAGTCCTGGCCGGCATGACGAAGCCGGTGCACCTGCTGGACATCACCTTCATGTCGCAGCTGAGGAAGGACGGCCACACTACCAAGTACAACGGGGACATCCAAGGTGGGGACTGCACCCACTGGTGCGTCGCTGGTGTACCTGACACCTGGAACACAGTCTTCTACTCTGTTCTTGCCGCCGGGAATTCACTACGGTATTGA